The following are encoded together in the Salinibacterium sp. UTAS2018 genome:
- a CDS encoding MFS transporter, with protein sequence MTTAAPRALTRSSIATYAIGSLGTGGFGALPGLVLVYYLTDTLGIAALAAGILVTAAKVWDVIIDPVIGARSDRSLAHRGTRRPAMLVGAILLPILFVVTFAVPAGIGPLASGIWVFIAFVATATAFSLFQVPYIALPAELTRSYDERTRLLAVRVVVLTVAILLFGAGAPEIRDAFADERLGYLVMALSAAALMGVSLVISSFSAPTGTISVTPTVSIVETYRSGLAALKRSQPFRALLLTFLLQGLATGVMLAGAQYVATWVLGTGVAILFVSLIGPALLFAPVWAAISRRIGKERAFVWASACYGVGALLIVPQLWAPGAWIYAPVALAGAGYAGMQALPMSMLPDVISHDSRRHKIASAGTFGGVWTAGETTGMALGATVLTTVLAASGYLESVANQTVTQPDSAIAGIIISFSIVPAVIIGLSLLTFRRYPLRRHHIDEADGGPQPTPTPNPASGRTTTANDQETR encoded by the coding sequence ATGACGACCGCAGCGCCGCGAGCTCTTACCCGAAGCTCCATCGCCACCTATGCCATTGGTTCGCTGGGCACCGGTGGTTTTGGTGCCCTGCCCGGGCTCGTGCTGGTGTACTACCTGACCGACACCTTGGGCATTGCCGCCCTCGCGGCCGGCATTCTCGTGACCGCCGCCAAAGTGTGGGACGTGATCATCGATCCCGTGATTGGTGCGCGCAGTGACCGCAGCCTCGCCCACCGTGGCACTCGCCGACCGGCGATGCTCGTCGGCGCCATTCTGCTACCGATCCTGTTCGTCGTGACGTTCGCGGTTCCCGCCGGAATCGGCCCACTAGCCTCGGGTATTTGGGTCTTCATCGCGTTCGTGGCCACGGCAACCGCCTTCAGCCTGTTCCAAGTGCCGTACATCGCGCTGCCGGCCGAACTGACCCGCAGCTACGACGAACGCACGCGCCTCTTGGCCGTTCGCGTGGTCGTGCTCACTGTGGCGATCTTGCTGTTCGGCGCCGGCGCCCCCGAGATTCGTGACGCCTTTGCGGATGAACGGCTCGGCTATCTCGTGATGGCACTCTCGGCGGCGGCCCTCATGGGCGTTTCGCTCGTGATCTCTTCGTTCTCGGCGCCCACCGGCACGATCTCGGTGACTCCGACGGTATCGATCGTGGAAACGTATCGCTCGGGACTTGCCGCGCTCAAACGCAGCCAACCGTTCCGGGCGCTGCTGCTGACCTTCTTGCTGCAGGGACTCGCGACCGGTGTCATGCTCGCGGGAGCGCAATACGTCGCGACGTGGGTGCTGGGCACCGGGGTCGCGATCCTGTTTGTCTCGCTGATCGGCCCCGCCCTGCTCTTCGCGCCGGTGTGGGCTGCCATCTCGCGTCGCATCGGTAAGGAGCGCGCCTTCGTGTGGGCCTCGGCCTGCTATGGCGTGGGAGCGCTGCTGATCGTTCCGCAACTGTGGGCCCCCGGAGCGTGGATTTATGCGCCCGTCGCGCTCGCCGGAGCAGGCTACGCCGGCATGCAAGCCCTACCTATGTCGATGCTGCCCGACGTGATCTCCCACGACTCGCGCCGTCACAAGATCGCCTCGGCCGGCACCTTCGGAGGGGTCTGGACCGCGGGTGAAACGACGGGAATGGCCCTCGGGGCAACGGTGCTCACGACGGTGCTGGCGGCATCCGGCTATCTCGAATCGGTCGCCAACCAAACCGTGACCCAACCCGATTCGGCCATCGCCGGAATCATCATTAGCTTCAGCATCGTGCCTGCCGTGATCATCGGGCTCTCGTTGCTGACCTTTAGGCGCTACCCGTTGCGCCGTCACCACATTGATGAGGCCGACGGCGGCCCCCAGCCCACCCCCACCCCGAACCCCGCCAGTGGCCGAACCACCACTGCGAACGATCAGGAGACCCGATGA
- a CDS encoding aminotransferase class V-fold PLP-dependent enzyme produces MKFDHQPADILERLAALREADAPTHGGHVLSYVYDSGLAELDELAASAIRAVQPVNGLDPTTFTSVAVMEREVLGFARDLLGGDEDVVGTVTTGGTESCLLAVKTARDVWRGAGSSVRTGTPRLLAPVTVHAAFQKAAHYFGLELDLVPVGPGGDVAAADLIARMGDDVALVVVSAPSYAHAAMDPVVEVAAAAAEHGIACHVDACIGGWVLPFWDDVQPWNFEVAGVTSISADLHKFGYSPKGASVILQRGRDRQRTQYFATTQWPGYPIVNPTILGSKSAGPLAAAWAIIQALGTSGLAELSQSCARSTRSLRDIIAGIEGLRVVGNPVGPLLAIATDESVAPERRVDAHHWADQVREHGFLLQLQPSLVQSDGSVLPATTHLTITPVTADVLDELSVALVAAADEVRGVPAISAEAVLAELPAEALAALGNPDAAPLDSATAAGLLGALGIGAGEQGLPERMAPLLALIAAMPAPLTERLLIELLARLVEPQA; encoded by the coding sequence ATGAAGTTCGATCACCAGCCCGCCGACATTCTCGAGCGCCTCGCAGCGCTGCGCGAAGCGGATGCTCCCACCCACGGCGGCCATGTGCTGTCGTACGTTTACGACTCCGGCCTTGCTGAGCTCGACGAGCTTGCCGCCAGCGCCATCCGTGCCGTGCAGCCCGTGAATGGACTCGACCCGACGACGTTCACCTCGGTCGCGGTCATGGAACGTGAAGTGCTCGGCTTCGCTCGTGACCTGCTCGGTGGCGATGAGGATGTCGTCGGCACCGTCACGACCGGCGGCACCGAAAGCTGCCTGCTGGCCGTCAAGACGGCGCGCGATGTGTGGCGTGGTGCTGGCTCATCGGTACGCACGGGCACACCTCGACTCTTGGCTCCCGTGACTGTTCATGCGGCGTTCCAGAAGGCGGCGCACTACTTCGGGCTCGAACTGGATCTCGTGCCGGTCGGCCCCGGCGGTGATGTTGCGGCGGCTGATCTCATTGCGCGGATGGGCGACGATGTTGCCCTCGTCGTGGTGTCGGCGCCGAGTTATGCCCACGCGGCGATGGACCCTGTGGTGGAGGTCGCCGCGGCGGCAGCCGAGCACGGTATCGCCTGTCACGTAGACGCCTGTATCGGCGGTTGGGTGCTTCCCTTCTGGGACGACGTTCAGCCGTGGAACTTTGAGGTCGCCGGCGTCACGAGCATCAGCGCCGACCTGCACAAGTTCGGCTACTCGCCCAAGGGCGCTTCGGTCATTTTGCAACGCGGTCGCGACCGTCAGCGCACGCAGTATTTCGCGACGACGCAGTGGCCGGGCTACCCGATCGTGAATCCAACGATTCTGGGTTCGAAGTCTGCGGGGCCTCTGGCCGCAGCGTGGGCGATCATTCAGGCGCTGGGCACGAGCGGGCTCGCTGAGCTCTCCCAATCGTGTGCCCGCTCCACGCGTTCGCTGCGCGACATCATCGCCGGCATCGAGGGTTTGCGTGTTGTTGGCAATCCTGTGGGTCCCTTGCTCGCCATCGCGACCGACGAGTCGGTTGCTCCCGAGCGCCGCGTGGATGCGCATCACTGGGCTGATCAGGTGCGCGAGCACGGCTTCCTGCTGCAACTTCAGCCGTCTCTCGTGCAGAGCGATGGCAGCGTACTGCCCGCCACGACTCACCTCACGATCACGCCCGTGACCGCCGACGTGCTCGACGAGCTCAGCGTGGCGCTCGTGGCTGCGGCCGACGAAGTGCGGGGCGTGCCGGCTATCTCGGCCGAGGCAGTGCTCGCTGAGTTGCCCGCTGAGGCTCTCGCAGCGTTAGGGAACCCGGATGCCGCTCCGCTCGATTCCGCGACCGCTGCGGGCCTCCTGGGCGCGCTCGGCATCGGTGCAGGCGAGCAGGGCCTCCCCGAACGGATGGCACCGCTACTCGCCCTGATCGCCGCAATGCCCGCGCCCCTGACAGAACGCTTGCTCATCGAGTTGCTGGCGCGTTTGGTTGAGCCGCAGGCGTAG
- a CDS encoding AAA family ATPase, with translation MSEERATDARDRVLGSLADDILALAGGRLLIAIDGVDGSGKTAFARELAAALSGTCVIVIHVDDFLNLREVRHRRGRDSAEGFWLDSYDYDALRRDVLAPLGTGGSGAYRTAASDHRYDTAVSPPLQSAPENCVVIVEGMFLHRDELVDVWDYSLFLDVPFSETARRMAVRDGSNPDPEHPSMKRYVGGQRLYFAGAQPWTRATRLVDNTNPLEPRILAAGTRAGD, from the coding sequence GTGAGCGAAGAGAGGGCGACCGATGCTCGAGACCGAGTGCTGGGTTCGTTGGCGGACGACATCCTTGCGCTCGCGGGCGGTCGCTTGTTGATCGCCATCGACGGTGTTGACGGGAGTGGAAAGACAGCATTCGCCCGCGAGCTCGCCGCAGCGCTCTCGGGCACGTGCGTCATCGTCATCCATGTCGATGACTTCCTGAACCTCCGCGAGGTTCGCCACCGCCGAGGCCGCGACTCTGCGGAAGGGTTCTGGCTCGACAGTTACGACTATGACGCCTTGCGGCGCGACGTTCTGGCGCCGCTCGGAACAGGCGGAAGTGGCGCCTACCGAACCGCGGCCAGCGATCACCGGTACGACACTGCGGTGAGCCCGCCGCTCCAGTCCGCGCCCGAAAACTGTGTCGTCATTGTGGAGGGAATGTTCCTTCACCGCGATGAGTTGGTTGACGTCTGGGATTATTCGCTGTTTCTCGATGTTCCGTTCTCAGAAACAGCCCGTCGCATGGCGGTGCGAGACGGGAGTAATCCTGACCCCGAGCATCCATCAATGAAACGCTATGTCGGCGGGCAACGTCTCTATTTCGCGGGTGCTCAACCCTGGACGCGGGCAACTCGACTCGTCGACAACACCAACCCCCTCGAGCCGCGCATCCTTGCTGCGGGCACGCGAGCGGGGGACTAG
- a CDS encoding N-acetyltransferase, with product MDFSLRPSTDADLDWLLELRAVVLRADLDRHGLFDPVRVRQWMSTAFVANNTQIIQVEGADVGSITVRHEPDARWIEHFYLPTNLHGRGIGTQVLADALSRPDVRPFRLMVLQGSPAIRLYERHGFMPYDSDDHDVWMTRPAVLD from the coding sequence GTGGACTTTTCCCTACGCCCCAGCACCGATGCCGACCTCGACTGGTTGCTCGAACTGCGGGCCGTCGTGCTGCGCGCTGATCTCGACCGCCACGGACTCTTCGACCCCGTGCGTGTGCGCCAATGGATGAGCACGGCATTCGTCGCGAACAACACCCAGATCATCCAAGTCGAGGGAGCGGATGTCGGCTCCATCACCGTGCGCCACGAACCCGACGCGCGCTGGATCGAACACTTCTACCTGCCGACCAACCTGCACGGTAGAGGCATTGGCACGCAAGTACTCGCCGATGCGCTCAGCCGACCGGATGTGCGCCCGTTCCGCCTCATGGTGCTGCAGGGCAGCCCCGCCATCCGCCTCTACGAACGTCACGGCTTCATGCCCTACGACAGCGACGATCACGACGTGTGGATGACGCGGCCCGCCGTTCTCGACTAG